A genomic window from Corynebacterium fournieri includes:
- a CDS encoding DUF3710 domain-containing protein, with product MAFWPFGKKKKKQQEERAVESSPLEPQTDATESVAPEADAVPAEQAAPAEQAPKADDVADASNVEKREAAPVASAAAGVEALTDYDPVGGSTGPFDGDNVDIEDFDFTDFSNVTLNLGSIRIPLPKESQVQVEMGEQGPKMVHIVTRYGRITPVAFAAPRTGGLWEESAEEIIQGMRSEGMPVEIQQGPWGQEVVGTGTNGVIRIVGVEGPRWFYRVTLAAPTGSEDQLAEIGRETIARSFVYRGEDPILAGNSLQVVLPAQLAQQVQAAAEARARQGQATEQAPAEGNPNALSDALKQIIAQNAENQKQLQELRERRANGGSTNAGGATPPAAE from the coding sequence ATGGCATTTTGGCCGTTTGGCAAGAAAAAGAAGAAGCAGCAGGAAGAGCGTGCAGTAGAGTCGTCGCCGCTCGAGCCGCAGACTGATGCGACCGAGTCTGTCGCGCCAGAGGCTGATGCTGTGCCAGCCGAGCAAGCTGCGCCAGCCGAACAGGCGCCTAAGGCCGATGACGTGGCGGACGCTTCGAACGTCGAAAAGCGCGAGGCTGCTCCTGTCGCTTCTGCCGCTGCGGGCGTGGAAGCGCTGACGGATTACGACCCGGTCGGCGGATCCACCGGCCCCTTCGACGGCGACAACGTTGACATCGAGGACTTCGATTTCACCGACTTCTCCAACGTCACCCTCAACCTCGGCTCGATCCGCATCCCGCTGCCGAAGGAATCCCAGGTGCAGGTGGAAATGGGTGAGCAGGGCCCGAAGATGGTCCACATTGTCACCCGCTACGGCCGTATCACCCCGGTCGCCTTCGCCGCGCCTCGCACCGGCGGCCTGTGGGAGGAATCCGCAGAAGAAATTATCCAGGGCATGCGCTCCGAGGGAATGCCGGTGGAAATCCAGCAGGGCCCGTGGGGCCAGGAAGTGGTTGGCACGGGCACCAACGGCGTGATCCGCATCGTCGGTGTGGAAGGCCCGCGTTGGTTCTACCGCGTCACCTTGGCGGCGCCGACCGGTTCCGAAGATCAGCTCGCGGAAATCGGGCGCGAGACCATCGCCCGCTCCTTTGTCTACCGCGGCGAGGACCCGATCCTGGCCGGTAACTCCCTGCAGGTGGTGCTGCCGGCGCAGCTCGCGCAGCAGGTGCAGGCCGCCGCCGAGGCGCGCGCACGCCAAGGCCAGGCCACCGAGCAGGCGCCGGCAGAGGGCAACCCCAACGCGCTGAGCGACGCGCTGAAGCAGATCATTGCTCAAAACGCTGAGAATCAGAAGCAGCTGCAGGAGTTGCGCGAGCGCCGCGCAAACGGGGGCAGTACGAACGCCGGCGGCGCAACCCCGCCGGCCGCCGAGTAA
- the dut gene encoding dUTP diphosphatase yields the protein MKRLDPELPMPNRAHPEDAGADLYSAEDLVLQPGERALVGTGVAIALPVGTVGLIHPRSGMAAKHGLSIVNTPGTIDAGYRGELKVCLLNTDRSEPIEITRGMRIAQLVVQRVELVGFEEVDQLDETQRGSGGYGSTGTH from the coding sequence ATGAAACGGCTTGACCCGGAACTTCCAATGCCGAACCGGGCGCACCCCGAGGATGCGGGAGCGGACCTGTATTCAGCCGAGGACCTGGTGCTGCAGCCGGGGGAGCGTGCGCTGGTGGGCACTGGCGTGGCTATCGCCCTGCCGGTGGGAACCGTCGGGCTTATCCACCCGCGCTCCGGCATGGCGGCGAAGCACGGGTTGAGCATTGTGAACACTCCCGGCACCATCGATGCCGGTTACCGTGGCGAATTGAAGGTGTGCCTGCTCAACACCGACCGGAGCGAGCCCATTGAGATCACCCGCGGCATGCGCATCGCGCAGCTGGTTGTCCAGCGGGTTGAATTGGTCGGGTTCGAAGAGGTCGATCAGCTCGACGAGACGCAACGCGGAAGTGGCGGGTACGGCTCGACAGGCACACACTGA
- a CDS encoding DUF3093 domain-containing protein translates to MSETSSTPTNPGSGSAATRASATQPKVLYTERQWVPWYWWVALAGLALLLAGQFGLNRNIWWFIVPLVLFTALFAWFLFWLSRTTVSVEQDTDGTRWLLVEDANLPDTVVSRSMVVPGSARQNALGRQLDPAAFLVSRPWVSEHILVVLDDPEDPTPYWLVSAKHPEEVLAAFAPETVAGE, encoded by the coding sequence GTGAGTGAGACCTCGTCGACCCCTACGAATCCCGGATCCGGCAGCGCCGCTACCCGCGCGTCAGCGACGCAGCCGAAGGTGCTGTACACGGAGCGGCAGTGGGTGCCCTGGTACTGGTGGGTAGCCCTGGCAGGCCTGGCGCTGCTGCTTGCCGGGCAGTTTGGACTCAACCGCAACATCTGGTGGTTCATTGTCCCGCTCGTGTTGTTCACGGCACTGTTCGCGTGGTTCCTGTTTTGGCTTTCACGCACGACAGTGTCCGTGGAACAGGACACGGACGGCACCCGTTGGCTGCTCGTGGAAGACGCGAACCTGCCCGACACCGTTGTCTCCCGGTCCATGGTGGTGCCGGGCTCCGCACGCCAAAACGCGTTGGGCCGGCAGTTGGATCCGGCCGCTTTCCTTGTGTCTCGCCCGTGGGTCAGTGAGCACATCTTGGTTGTGCTCGACGACCCGGAGGATCCCACCCCCTACTGGCTCGTTTCTGCGAAGCACCCGGAAGAGGTGTTGGCGGCTTTTGCTCCCGAGACGGTCGCGGGCGAATAG
- a CDS encoding DUF4193 domain-containing protein, translating into MATDYDAPRRRMDDDIETDSLEGLKAAEVAGSSMDDDGEIVEPVEPPTQDLSGEELNVEVKPRQDDEFTCASCFLVQKNNRLAYTEDDGSKICLDCE; encoded by the coding sequence ATGGCCACCGATTACGATGCGCCGCGCCGTCGGATGGACGACGACATTGAGACCGATTCCTTGGAAGGGCTCAAGGCCGCCGAGGTAGCCGGCAGCAGCATGGATGACGACGGCGAGATTGTCGAGCCGGTCGAGCCGCCGACCCAGGACCTCTCCGGCGAGGAGCTCAACGTCGAGGTCAAGCCCCGCCAGGACGACGAATTCACCTGCGCGTCCTGCTTCCTCGTGCAGAAGAACAACCGCCTCGCCTACACCGAGGACGACGGTTCCAAGATCTGTCTCGACTGCGAGTAG
- the ppgK gene encoding polyphosphate--glucose phosphotransferase yields MTENALGFGVDIGGSGVKGAVVDLRTGDFVGEQVTVATPQPATPEAVAEVVAQIVRQCEWAGPVGITVPSVITQQVALTAANIDPSWVGANVREVFSAALQGSNVAVLNDADAAGLAEVAFGDEAARSGAVVFLTFGTGIGSAFLMDGTLFPNTELGHMLIDGAEAEQFASSAARDREALNYSQWAQRVDRVLHEFSKLFNPTAFVVGGGISQNADQWVPLLTVDVPVVPAALRNRAGIVGAAMAARDHVAP; encoded by the coding sequence ATGACAGAAAATGCACTCGGGTTCGGGGTAGATATCGGCGGGTCCGGCGTCAAGGGCGCCGTGGTCGACCTGCGCACGGGCGACTTCGTCGGCGAGCAAGTCACTGTTGCTACTCCGCAACCTGCCACCCCGGAGGCCGTTGCCGAGGTGGTCGCACAGATCGTGCGGCAGTGCGAATGGGCCGGCCCTGTCGGCATCACTGTGCCGTCCGTGATCACCCAGCAGGTCGCGCTCACCGCAGCGAACATCGACCCGTCCTGGGTGGGCGCAAATGTGCGGGAGGTGTTCTCCGCCGCCCTGCAGGGGTCGAACGTTGCGGTGCTCAACGACGCGGATGCCGCCGGACTAGCGGAAGTGGCCTTTGGCGACGAGGCCGCCCGCAGTGGAGCTGTCGTTTTCCTCACCTTCGGCACCGGCATCGGATCAGCGTTTCTCATGGATGGGACGCTGTTTCCAAACACCGAACTCGGGCACATGCTTATCGACGGCGCGGAGGCGGAGCAGTTCGCCTCCTCTGCAGCGCGCGACCGCGAGGCGTTGAATTACAGCCAGTGGGCGCAGCGGGTGGATCGCGTGCTGCATGAATTCAGCAAGCTGTTTAACCCAACAGCGTTCGTGGTGGGCGGCGGCATCTCTCAAAACGCTGATCAGTGGGTGCCTCTGCTGACCGTGGACGTCCCAGTGGTCCCGGCTGCGCTGCGCAACCGCGCAGGCATCGTGGGCGCAGCGATGGCCGCCCGCGACCATGTCGCACCGTAG
- a CDS encoding RNA polymerase sigma factor, with protein MTAVSSDGDAGSAAKSSAKKTVKKAAKKTAKKTAKKTAKKTAKKTARKTAKKSAKKATRKTTAKKAAAKKATKAAKAGAADADEIEDDLLNPGGDADDVADQDADRDDADYDPELGDDDDAFDEDIDDTLESEGEDEDEEEEEEEDDGSSVWDIEESAALRQARKDAQLTASADSVRAYLKQIGKVALLDAEQEVSLAKRIEAGLYAQYRLDEMARAAAEGDKDAKLTPAVKRDLRSVARDGRKAKNHLLEANLRLVVSLAKRYTGRGMAFLDLIQEGNLGLIRAVEKFDYSKGYKFSTYATWWIRQAITRAMADQARTIRIPVHMVEVINKLGRIQRELLQDLGREPTPLELAKEMDITEEKVMEIQQYAREPISLDQTIGDEGDSQLGDFIEDSEAVVAVDAVSFTLLQDQLQDVLHTLSEREAGVVRLRFGLTDGMPRTLDEIGQVYGVTRERIRQIESKTMSKLRHPSRSQVLRDYLD; from the coding sequence GTGACTGCAGTCTCGTCCGACGGTGACGCAGGCAGCGCTGCTAAATCCAGCGCGAAGAAGACAGTCAAGAAGGCTGCGAAAAAGACCGCGAAGAAGACCGCCAAAAAGACGGCGAAGAAGACGGCGAAGAAGACGGCAAGAAAGACCGCCAAGAAGTCCGCGAAGAAAGCCACCCGCAAGACCACGGCAAAGAAGGCCGCGGCGAAGAAGGCGACGAAGGCCGCCAAGGCGGGCGCAGCAGATGCGGACGAGATTGAGGACGATCTTCTCAACCCCGGCGGCGACGCAGACGATGTGGCCGACCAGGACGCAGACCGCGACGACGCGGACTACGATCCGGAGCTCGGCGACGACGATGACGCGTTCGACGAAGACATCGACGACACCCTCGAAAGCGAAGGCGAAGACGAGGACGAAGAGGAAGAAGAAGAGGAAGACGACGGTTCCTCTGTTTGGGACATCGAGGAATCTGCGGCACTGCGCCAAGCCCGCAAGGACGCGCAGCTGACCGCTTCCGCAGACTCCGTTCGTGCCTACCTGAAGCAGATCGGCAAGGTTGCGCTCCTCGACGCTGAGCAAGAGGTCTCCCTGGCCAAGCGCATCGAGGCTGGCCTGTACGCGCAGTACCGGCTGGACGAGATGGCGCGTGCAGCGGCGGAGGGCGACAAGGACGCCAAACTCACCCCAGCTGTCAAGCGTGATCTGCGCTCGGTGGCCCGCGACGGCCGAAAGGCGAAGAACCACCTGTTGGAGGCGAACCTTCGTCTCGTGGTCTCCCTTGCCAAGCGCTACACCGGCCGCGGCATGGCCTTCCTCGACTTGATTCAGGAAGGCAACCTCGGCCTGATCCGCGCTGTGGAGAAGTTCGACTACTCCAAGGGCTACAAGTTTTCCACATACGCCACTTGGTGGATCCGCCAGGCTATTACCCGCGCAATGGCGGACCAGGCCCGCACTATCCGTATTCCGGTGCACATGGTCGAAGTCATCAACAAGCTCGGCCGAATCCAGCGCGAGCTGCTGCAGGACCTCGGCCGCGAGCCCACGCCGCTGGAGCTGGCGAAGGAAATGGACATCACCGAGGAGAAGGTGATGGAGATCCAGCAGTACGCCCGCGAGCCGATCTCTTTGGATCAGACCATCGGCGACGAGGGCGACAGCCAGCTGGGCGACTTCATCGAGGACTCCGAAGCTGTTGTCGCTGTGGACGCGGTTTCCTTCACTCTCCTGCAGGACCAGCTGCAGGACGTGCTGCACACGCTGTCTGAGCGCGAGGCGGGCGTTGTGCGCTTGCGCTTCGGCCTGACCGACGGCATGCCGCGCACCCTCGACGAGATCGGCCAGGTTTACGGCGTGACACGTGAGCGCATCCGCCAGATCGAATCCAAGACGATGTCGAAGCTGCGTCACCCGTCGCGCTCCCAGGTGCTGCGAGACTACTTGGACTAG
- a CDS encoding DUF4190 domain-containing protein — protein MSTPYNPGQNPNDPNDPKRQNPYGQNPYGEQQQYGAQPADGNYSAHPEGVSSYGNYDGHDQLQPDYTRGEAGHAGYGMAGGNYNAAPTSYGYEPAPAQQGSNGMAIAALVLGILSLLGLLLVFPGLILGVIALILGIVGVRKANNIAGPGARKGMAIAGLVMGAIATILSVLMLIFGVSVAKQMIDDGVFEACEHLQDDTEAYQSCIEDEVNESFNQ, from the coding sequence ATGAGCACTCCCTATAACCCCGGCCAGAACCCGAACGACCCGAACGACCCGAAGAGGCAGAACCCCTATGGGCAAAACCCCTACGGCGAGCAGCAGCAGTACGGCGCTCAGCCGGCGGACGGCAACTACAGTGCCCACCCGGAGGGGGTGTCCAGCTACGGCAACTACGACGGCCACGATCAGCTGCAGCCGGATTACACCCGCGGTGAAGCCGGCCATGCGGGCTATGGCATGGCCGGCGGCAATTACAACGCAGCGCCGACCTCGTACGGCTATGAACCGGCCCCTGCCCAGCAGGGGAGCAACGGGATGGCGATTGCGGCGCTGGTGCTGGGCATCTTGTCCCTGCTGGGCCTGCTTCTCGTCTTCCCCGGACTGATTCTTGGTGTCATCGCACTGATCCTCGGCATCGTGGGCGTGCGCAAAGCCAACAACATCGCCGGCCCCGGTGCCCGCAAGGGCATGGCCATCGCCGGCCTGGTCATGGGCGCGATCGCTACGATTCTGTCGGTACTGATGCTCATCTTCGGAGTCTCCGTGGCAAAGCAGATGATCGACGACGGCGTGTTCGAGGCGTGCGAACACCTCCAGGACGATACCGAGGCCTACCAGTCCTGCATTGAAGACGAAGTAAACGAGAGCTTTAACCAGTAG
- a CDS encoding DEAD/DEAH box helicase, with protein sequence MTAASSGPQLRKWQQEALDSFLRDKPRDFMAVATPGAGKTTFALTLASRLVEDRTVQRIIVVVPTEHLKHQWSDAAKRFGLSLDPNFTNSSAVNASYDGIVVTYAQVGMHPFKHHAVASARRTLVILDEIHHAGDSKRWGDGVYEAYNDVEHRLALTGTPFRSDDSQIPFVRYVEDGEGHLVSEADYTYGYSHALADGVVRPVVFLAYSGEAQWKDSAGEEYSARLGEALNAEQTARAWRTALDPKGDWIAAVLTAAHTRLMKIRANMPDAGGLVIATNKTTARAYAKILGTLSNTPVTVVLSDEPGASDRIDEFSASRDEWMVAVRMVSEGVDVPRLSVGVYATSASTPLFFAQAIGRFVRSRMPGESASVFLPSVPVLLGLAEEMEVSRDHVLGKPHRESGWSDELLEQANRTQSEPDDLPTYESIGASAELDSLIFDGSTYGTPTQAGSAEEQDFLGLPGLLDADQVRTLLAKRQSEQLDARDAEERARRAEERKARERAEVLGEPVKKTAPAETAHSEASTAADEIPALRKELNTRVAIAAGKTGRPHGAIHTEVRKACGGPPTALCNAEQLRQRIAFLRDW encoded by the coding sequence GTGACCGCCGCGTCTTCTGGGCCCCAGCTGCGTAAATGGCAGCAGGAGGCCCTTGATTCGTTTCTCCGCGACAAGCCCCGCGACTTCATGGCGGTGGCGACCCCCGGTGCGGGAAAGACCACCTTTGCGCTGACGCTCGCGTCGCGCTTGGTGGAGGATAGGACAGTCCAGCGCATCATTGTCGTGGTGCCTACCGAGCACCTCAAGCACCAGTGGTCGGACGCAGCGAAGCGATTCGGGCTGTCCTTGGACCCGAACTTCACCAACTCTTCCGCCGTGAACGCCTCCTACGACGGCATTGTGGTTACCTATGCGCAGGTCGGCATGCACCCGTTCAAGCACCACGCCGTGGCCTCGGCGCGGCGCACCTTGGTCATTTTGGACGAGATCCACCACGCCGGCGACTCCAAGAGGTGGGGCGACGGCGTGTACGAGGCGTACAACGACGTGGAGCACCGTCTCGCGCTGACCGGCACGCCGTTTCGCTCGGACGACTCGCAGATCCCCTTCGTGCGCTACGTCGAAGACGGCGAAGGCCATCTCGTCTCCGAGGCGGACTACACCTACGGCTACTCCCACGCGCTCGCAGACGGCGTCGTGCGCCCGGTGGTCTTTTTGGCGTATTCCGGCGAAGCCCAGTGGAAAGACTCCGCGGGCGAGGAGTACTCCGCGCGGCTGGGCGAGGCGCTCAACGCCGAGCAGACAGCGCGCGCGTGGCGCACTGCGCTGGACCCGAAAGGCGACTGGATCGCTGCCGTGCTCACTGCGGCGCACACCAGGCTGATGAAGATTCGCGCCAACATGCCGGACGCAGGCGGTCTTGTCATTGCCACCAACAAGACCACCGCGCGTGCTTACGCGAAGATTCTGGGCACGCTTTCCAACACGCCGGTGACGGTGGTGCTGTCGGACGAGCCGGGAGCGTCGGATCGCATCGACGAATTTTCCGCGTCCCGCGACGAATGGATGGTGGCGGTGCGCATGGTCTCTGAGGGCGTGGACGTGCCGCGGCTATCCGTGGGCGTCTACGCCACTTCTGCGTCCACGCCGCTGTTTTTCGCGCAGGCAATCGGTCGTTTTGTCCGCTCCCGCATGCCGGGCGAATCCGCGTCCGTGTTTTTGCCGTCCGTGCCAGTGCTACTGGGCCTGGCCGAGGAGATGGAGGTCTCGCGCGACCACGTGCTGGGCAAGCCTCACCGGGAATCAGGGTGGTCCGACGAACTGCTCGAACAAGCCAACCGCACGCAAAGCGAACCGGACGACCTGCCGACGTACGAGTCGATCGGCGCTTCCGCCGAGCTGGATTCGCTGATTTTCGACGGCTCAACCTACGGCACGCCCACCCAGGCCGGTTCTGCGGAGGAACAGGATTTCCTGGGCCTGCCCGGCCTTTTGGACGCTGATCAAGTCCGCACCCTGCTGGCAAAGCGCCAAAGCGAGCAACTTGACGCGCGCGATGCGGAAGAGCGGGCACGGCGCGCGGAGGAGCGCAAGGCCCGCGAACGTGCCGAGGTGCTGGGCGAGCCAGTGAAAAAGACGGCGCCTGCCGAAACCGCCCATAGTGAGGCGAGCACGGCCGCGGACGAGATCCCCGCCCTGCGCAAGGAACTCAACACGCGCGTCGCCATCGCGGCCGGGAAGACAGGCCGCCCCCACGGCGCGATCCACACTGAGGTGCGCAAAGCGTGCGGTGGCCCGCCGACAGCCCTGTGCAACGCAGAGCAGCTGCGGCAGCGCATTGCGTTCCTGCGCGACTGGTAG
- a CDS encoding DUF3039 domain-containing protein: MVAVNTTTKTLERPDLREDTSSTTDDGTPKFFHYVKKDQIVDSAISGKMVVALCGETFPVKKQAKPGSPVCPDCERIYKGLRRR, from the coding sequence ATGGTTGCCGTGAATACGACGACGAAGACGCTCGAGCGCCCCGATCTCAGGGAAGACACCTCGTCGACCACGGACGACGGCACCCCGAAGTTCTTCCACTACGTAAAAAAGGACCAGATCGTCGATTCGGCGATCTCCGGAAAAATGGTTGTGGCCCTGTGCGGCGAGACCTTCCCCGTGAAGAAGCAGGCTAAACCGGGCTCCCCGGTGTGCCCTGACTGCGAGCGGATCTATAAGGGGCTGCGCCGCAGGTGA
- a CDS encoding DUF3099 domain-containing protein: MSANEHTPSDPESEPETVDADYSPSSGSTRVSGVSRRMFRRRRSRELITDASYTHEQNIQSRERQYALLQGLRLPFIVAAMAAAWAHWWVLAGVLFVVSVPLPWIAVVRGNAQGEVRDTRQKNVYKPAAARQQQRMLAQQQRAALDSPRAEGSNSPAIIDHND, from the coding sequence ATGAGCGCCAACGAGCACACCCCCTCCGACCCGGAATCTGAGCCCGAAACGGTGGATGCGGATTATTCCCCGTCTTCCGGTTCGACTCGGGTGTCTGGTGTGTCTCGGCGCATGTTCCGGCGCCGCCGCTCCCGTGAGCTGATCACGGACGCGTCGTATACGCACGAGCAAAATATTCAGTCGCGGGAGCGGCAGTACGCGTTGCTGCAGGGCCTGCGGCTGCCGTTCATCGTCGCTGCCATGGCAGCGGCGTGGGCGCACTGGTGGGTGCTCGCTGGTGTGTTGTTTGTCGTGTCTGTGCCGCTGCCGTGGATTGCGGTGGTGCGCGGCAACGCGCAGGGCGAAGTCCGCGATACCCGCCAGAAAAACGTGTACAAGCCCGCCGCCGCGCGCCAACAGCAACGCATGTTGGCGCAGCAGCAGCGGGCAGCGCTGGATTCTCCCCGCGCGGAGGGCAGCAACTCCCCCGCTATCATCGACCACAACGATTAG
- a CDS encoding DUF7782 domain-containing protein, whose translation MTELGPLSPNFPAIAKALTEELVAAGFTAEGIAAHLGPEATEALYRHEPGVVLAACADGSRLSALIKFFVLRRPATAEAIGDMLTPKLALSLIDDHLVAPVPDSSTYKVAVEVRPHVVAGTPRMVFSDLDASMTDHVPGREHVLGVGSASLSLLSATPCTPVDSVLDLGTGSGIQALAQSSAANRVVATDIHGRALEFAEATMRANGVDNVDLRQGEWFEPVSGERFDRLVANPPFVVGLPEVGHVYRDSGLDLDGATELVLSRAPEHLAAGGRAFILGSWVHVLDQNWQARVASWLPSHGINAWVLQRDVVDPGMYVSTWLRDESVDPRSDEGVSRTLQWLDHFEEHDVHAVGFGWILLEDIGDEPSEITCEELAQPFTDPLGPEAEEYFIRTAWLRGKDRDDVLDTSYLVRPTVALEDIKLADTDLGMGFADETRRITRTDGPRFSHTIDAGILSLLSGLHPNGLPLRDVVGLYAASHGFGQPEDVAKLEADAAAAIVDLVRHGLVLPAEIAQLTHL comes from the coding sequence GTGACTGAGCTCGGCCCCCTTTCACCCAACTTTCCTGCGATAGCTAAAGCTTTAACTGAGGAGCTTGTAGCGGCCGGTTTCACCGCCGAGGGAATCGCAGCTCACCTCGGTCCGGAGGCGACAGAGGCGCTTTATCGCCACGAACCCGGTGTTGTGCTCGCCGCCTGCGCCGACGGTTCGCGGCTGTCGGCTCTGATCAAGTTTTTCGTGCTGCGCCGCCCGGCCACCGCGGAAGCGATCGGCGATATGTTAACGCCGAAGCTCGCACTTTCGCTTATCGACGACCACCTGGTTGCACCAGTACCGGATTCGTCGACCTACAAAGTTGCCGTTGAAGTTCGGCCGCACGTGGTGGCGGGCACACCACGAATGGTGTTTTCGGACTTGGACGCTTCAATGACGGACCACGTACCGGGGCGCGAGCACGTCCTAGGGGTGGGCTCGGCTTCGCTGTCTCTGCTGTCCGCCACGCCGTGCACGCCGGTAGATTCCGTGCTGGATCTGGGCACCGGTTCCGGGATCCAGGCGCTCGCGCAGTCCAGCGCGGCCAACCGAGTGGTCGCCACGGATATCCACGGGCGCGCACTGGAGTTCGCCGAAGCCACCATGCGCGCAAATGGTGTGGACAATGTGGACTTGCGCCAAGGCGAGTGGTTTGAGCCTGTCAGTGGCGAGCGTTTCGATCGGCTGGTGGCCAACCCGCCGTTCGTCGTGGGTCTGCCGGAAGTCGGCCACGTCTACCGCGATTCCGGCTTGGACCTCGACGGAGCAACCGAGCTGGTGCTCAGCCGCGCGCCGGAGCATCTTGCCGCGGGCGGGCGCGCGTTCATTCTCGGCTCGTGGGTGCACGTGCTCGACCAGAACTGGCAGGCGCGTGTGGCGTCCTGGCTGCCGTCCCACGGCATCAACGCGTGGGTGCTGCAGCGCGACGTCGTCGACCCCGGCATGTACGTCTCAACGTGGTTGCGCGATGAATCCGTCGACCCCCGCTCAGATGAGGGCGTCTCCCGCACCTTGCAATGGCTCGACCACTTCGAAGAGCACGACGTGCACGCCGTCGGCTTCGGCTGGATCCTGTTGGAGGACATCGGCGACGAGCCCAGCGAAATTACCTGCGAGGAATTGGCCCAGCCCTTCACAGACCCGTTGGGGCCCGAGGCGGAGGAGTATTTCATCCGCACCGCCTGGCTGCGCGGCAAGGACCGCGACGACGTGCTCGACACCTCCTACCTGGTCCGCCCGACGGTGGCGCTGGAAGACATCAAGCTCGCGGACACGGACCTAGGCATGGGCTTCGCCGATGAGACCCGGCGTATCACCAGAACCGACGGGCCGCGTTTCTCCCACACCATCGACGCGGGCATCCTCTCCCTGTTGTCTGGCCTGCACCCGAACGGGCTGCCGCTGCGCGACGTGGTGGGCCTCTACGCCGCCTCGCACGGTTTTGGGCAACCGGAGGACGTCGCAAAGCTTGAGGCGGACGCAGCAGCGGCGATCGTGGACCTTGTCAGGCACGGGCTCGTGCTTCCTGCGGAAATTGCGCAACTGACCCACCTCTAG
- the dtd gene encoding D-aminoacyl-tRNA deacylase — protein sequence MKAVLTRVTQASVTVDGEVVGAIDCPATGGILALVGAGREDAPDAWEKVARKIAELRILDGERSVEDAGAPVLLVSQFTLMGRTAKGRRPSWSDAAPGDEAAPVIESIAAELRARGIHVEEGRFGAHMQVASVNDGPFTVIVEA from the coding sequence GTGAAGGCGGTACTCACACGCGTAACCCAGGCGTCTGTGACGGTTGACGGGGAGGTAGTCGGAGCGATTGACTGCCCCGCCACCGGCGGGATTCTCGCTTTGGTCGGGGCAGGGCGCGAGGACGCCCCTGACGCGTGGGAAAAGGTCGCGCGCAAAATTGCGGAGCTGCGCATCTTGGACGGCGAGCGCTCTGTGGAAGATGCTGGCGCGCCGGTGCTGCTGGTCAGTCAGTTCACGCTGATGGGCCGCACCGCCAAGGGTCGACGCCCATCTTGGAGCGATGCGGCACCCGGCGACGAGGCCGCCCCCGTCATCGAATCCATCGCCGCAGAGCTGCGTGCGCGCGGCATCCACGTCGAAGAGGGACGCTTCGGCGCCCACATGCAGGTGGCAAGCGTCAACGACGGGCCATTCACCGTCATCGTAGAAGCGTGA